The following are from one region of the Calditerricola satsumensis genome:
- a CDS encoding carbohydrate ABC transporter permease, with product MFLTPVALVMALLVFFPLVQGIAFSFTDMNQYNMGNAFSEPSYQFVGLENYRNVWADLVAADSTLRPILVQTAIWTFVNVFFHFTIGLGLALLLNRPIRGRTVYRLLLLVPWAVPSFISALAWRWMFNGSYGFFNLVLTELGLPPINWLGDPFWAMVAVIMTNVWLGVPFMMVTLLGGLQSIPRSLYEAAEIDGAGRWKQFWHITLPMLKPVATVATLLGIIWTFNMFNVIYLVTQGGPVQATEILVTFAYREAFQNWNFGMASTYGVIILSILLVLSAVYLRAMKAERVEGVMD from the coding sequence GTGTTCCTTACCCCGGTCGCCCTGGTGATGGCCTTATTGGTGTTCTTCCCCTTGGTTCAAGGGATTGCGTTTAGTTTTACCGACATGAACCAATACAACATGGGAAACGCGTTTAGCGAACCGAGTTACCAATTTGTTGGGTTGGAAAACTATCGAAATGTATGGGCAGACCTGGTGGCCGCGGATTCAACCCTGCGACCGATTCTGGTTCAAACCGCGATCTGGACGTTCGTGAACGTGTTCTTCCATTTTACGATCGGTCTTGGATTGGCGCTGTTGCTCAATCGCCCGATCCGTGGTCGGACCGTTTACCGGCTGCTGTTGTTGGTGCCGTGGGCCGTGCCGTCGTTTATCAGCGCGCTGGCCTGGCGCTGGATGTTTAACGGAAGTTACGGCTTTTTCAATCTCGTCCTCACCGAACTCGGCTTGCCGCCGATCAACTGGCTAGGCGACCCGTTCTGGGCTATGGTGGCCGTGATCATGACCAATGTGTGGCTCGGGGTCCCCTTCATGATGGTCACCTTGCTTGGCGGGCTTCAGAGCATTCCGCGTTCGCTGTATGAGGCGGCGGAAATTGACGGGGCCGGCCGATGGAAGCAGTTTTGGCACATTACGCTGCCCATGTTGAAACCGGTGGCCACGGTTGCCACCCTCCTCGGGATCATCTGGACGTTTAACATGTTCAACGTGATCTACCTGGTGACCCAAGGCGGGCCGGTGCAGGCGACCGAAATTCTCGTCACCTTCGCCTATCGCGAAGCGTTCCAGAATTGGAATTTTGGCATGGCTTCGACGTACGGAGTCATCATTCTCAGCATCCTGCTCGTGCTCAGTGCGGTATATTTGCGGGCCATGAAGGCGGAACGAGTGGAAGGGGTAATGGACTGA
- a CDS encoding carbohydrate ABC transporter permease, whose product MACVIAVFPVLWIVSTSFKPYEDVFDTEIQLIPETVTWENYEHVLTKKDGMFLRWMANSAWVALLTTLVCLFLSTTAAYALSRYKFYGRNVAFYALLVTQMFPGTLLLIPLYRLMNQLGLLDNHLGLVLAYATVAVPFCVMMLKGYFDTIPYELEEAAFVDGLGPIGSFWRIVLPLSLPGLAVTGFFTFITAWNEFLIALTFLSAEEKYTLPIGLQQFVNQYVSDYHYMAAGAVIVTLPALVVFFLAQKWLVSGLTVGGVKG is encoded by the coding sequence GTGGCTTGTGTCATCGCGGTATTCCCGGTGTTGTGGATCGTGTCGACGAGCTTCAAACCGTATGAAGACGTTTTCGACACGGAGATCCAACTGATTCCCGAGACGGTCACGTGGGAGAATTATGAGCATGTGCTCACGAAAAAGGACGGGATGTTCCTGCGCTGGATGGCCAACAGCGCGTGGGTGGCACTCCTGACGACCCTGGTGTGCCTCTTTCTTTCCACTACGGCGGCCTATGCGTTGTCGCGCTACAAGTTTTACGGCCGGAATGTGGCGTTCTACGCCTTGTTGGTTACGCAAATGTTTCCGGGAACGCTGCTGTTGATCCCGCTGTACCGCTTGATGAATCAGCTGGGTCTCTTGGACAACCATCTCGGACTCGTGCTGGCGTACGCGACGGTGGCGGTTCCGTTCTGCGTGATGATGCTCAAGGGGTACTTCGACACCATTCCGTATGAGCTCGAGGAAGCGGCTTTCGTGGACGGGTTAGGGCCGATCGGTTCGTTTTGGCGGATCGTTCTCCCCTTGTCGTTGCCGGGCCTGGCGGTGACAGGCTTTTTCACGTTTATCACGGCGTGGAACGAGTTCCTCATTGCCTTGACGTTCTTGAGTGCGGAGGAGAAATACACCCTTCCCATCGGCTTGCAGCAGTTTGTGAACCAATATGTGTCCGATTACCACTATATGGCTGCTGGAGCGGTCATCGTCACGCTGCCCGCCCTGGTGGTCTTTTTCCTGGCGCAAAAGTGGCTGGTATCGGGGTTGACAGTGGGAGGCGTAAAGGGATAA
- a CDS encoding glycoside hydrolase family 13 protein, translated as MNRAAIEHRPDPAFAFPVAPDRLRVRLRAARGDLVSCHVVYGDRYDPEGPEEVVAMEKVATGARHDYYEAHLHVPRRRVRYAFYLHDGREGLWYGERGLAADRAQAGAFHCPYICPGDAFTVPDWAADAVVYQIFPDRFANGDPSNDPAGVEAWTADARPTATSVYGGDLEGIRQKLPYLAELGVNTLYLTPIFASPSNHKYDTTDYFRIDPHFGDLDTLRALVRDAHARGMRVILDAVFNHCGYGFFAFQDVVKHGQASPYADWFRIYEFPVRTRPQPTYETFARGVWTMPKLMTHHPAVRDYLLQVAAYWTREADIDGWRLDVANEVDHAFWRAFRQVVKGIKPDALIIGEIWHDAAPWLSGDQFDGVMHYPFRDAVVSFFATRQIDAAAFDAQLADWRMRYPEPALLASWNLLGSHDTERFLTLCGGRVERMRLAVLFQLTYLGAPMIYYGDEVGMEGGPDPDCRRPMVWDEARQNRELLGWYRQLIRLRRNCVALRRGAVRTWWVDPLVGGYGFLRLADEEVVGVALNNGPRPVAVTLDAGAFGDAPRLVDALSGEVFAVAAGRVTVALPPWQGRVLVRSA; from the coding sequence GTGAACCGTGCGGCGATCGAGCACCGGCCAGATCCGGCCTTTGCCTTTCCCGTTGCGCCCGACCGGCTGCGCGTGCGCCTGCGGGCGGCGCGCGGCGACCTCGTCTCGTGCCACGTGGTCTACGGCGACCGCTATGACCCCGAGGGACCGGAAGAGGTCGTGGCCATGGAAAAGGTGGCCACTGGCGCGCGCCACGATTACTATGAGGCGCATCTCCACGTCCCGAGGCGGCGCGTGCGTTACGCCTTTTACCTGCACGACGGACGCGAAGGGCTTTGGTACGGGGAACGGGGCCTTGCGGCGGACCGGGCGCAGGCGGGCGCCTTTCACTGCCCGTACATCTGCCCGGGGGATGCGTTTACGGTGCCCGACTGGGCTGCCGACGCGGTGGTGTACCAGATCTTCCCCGACCGCTTCGCGAACGGCGACCCGAGCAACGACCCGGCGGGCGTTGAGGCGTGGACGGCCGATGCGCGCCCGACGGCGACGAGCGTCTACGGCGGCGACCTGGAGGGCATCCGGCAGAAGCTGCCCTACCTGGCCGAACTGGGGGTCAACACGCTGTACCTGACGCCCATCTTTGCCTCCCCGTCCAACCACAAGTACGACACCACCGACTACTTTCGCATCGATCCCCACTTCGGCGACCTGGATACGCTTCGCGCCCTTGTGCGCGACGCCCACGCCCGCGGCATGCGCGTGATCTTAGACGCCGTGTTCAACCACTGCGGGTATGGGTTTTTCGCCTTTCAGGATGTGGTGAAGCACGGCCAGGCGTCCCCCTATGCGGATTGGTTTCGCATCTACGAATTCCCGGTGCGCACCCGGCCCCAGCCCACCTACGAAACCTTTGCCCGCGGCGTGTGGACGATGCCCAAGCTCATGACCCACCACCCTGCGGTGCGCGACTACCTGCTTCAGGTGGCCGCCTACTGGACGCGGGAGGCGGACATCGACGGCTGGCGCCTGGACGTAGCCAACGAGGTGGACCATGCCTTTTGGCGTGCCTTTCGTCAGGTGGTGAAGGGCATCAAGCCAGATGCCCTGATCATCGGCGAAATCTGGCACGACGCGGCGCCGTGGCTTTCCGGCGACCAGTTTGACGGGGTGATGCATTACCCCTTCCGCGACGCCGTGGTGTCCTTCTTCGCCACGCGCCAGATCGATGCGGCCGCCTTTGACGCCCAGCTGGCCGACTGGCGCATGCGGTATCCGGAGCCGGCGCTGCTCGCGTCGTGGAACCTCCTTGGATCCCACGACACCGAGCGCTTCCTCACGCTGTGCGGCGGCCGCGTGGAGCGGATGCGCCTGGCGGTGCTCTTTCAGCTCACGTACCTCGGCGCACCGATGATTTATTACGGAGACGAGGTGGGGATGGAAGGCGGTCCGGACCCCGACTGCCGCCGGCCGATGGTCTGGGACGAAGCGCGCCAGAACCGGGAGCTGCTCGGGTGGTACCGCCAGCTGATTCGCCTCCGCCGCAACTGCGTGGCGCTGCGCCGCGGTGCGGTACGCACGTGGTGGGTGGATCCGCTCGTGGGCGGGTACGGGTTTCTGCGCCTCGCCGACGAGGAGGTGGTGGGCGTCGCGCTCAACAACGGGCCGCGTCCGGTTGCGGTCACGCTGGATGCCGGTGCCTTTGGTGACGCGCCGCGGCTCGTTGATGCGTTGAGCGGGGAGGTGTTTGCCGTTGCGGCGGGCCGTGTGACGGTTGCGTTGCCGCCGTGGCAGGGACGGGTGTTGGTGCGGTCGGCGTGA
- a CDS encoding HAD family hydrolase has product MRERGIRLGVGTGRPTTETVVPLSALGLLEFFDPNAVVTASDVLAAERAHPDAAPLAKPHPYTYLKALFGKTTPDDAVLRAALPVDEADSVLIVGDSLADLLAARRIGCRFAATLTGLEGAKARETFAEHRADHILNDVTQLVTVLS; this is encoded by the coding sequence TTGCGGGAGCGAGGCATCCGCCTCGGCGTCGGCACAGGCCGCCCGACGACGGAAACGGTGGTGCCCCTCTCCGCGCTGGGGCTGCTCGAGTTCTTTGACCCCAACGCCGTGGTCACCGCCAGCGATGTGCTGGCCGCCGAGCGGGCGCACCCGGATGCCGCGCCGCTGGCCAAGCCGCACCCGTATACGTACCTCAAAGCCCTTTTCGGCAAGACGACGCCCGACGACGCCGTGCTCCGCGCCGCGCTGCCCGTCGACGAGGCCGATTCGGTGCTGATCGTCGGCGATTCCTTGGCCGATCTCCTTGCCGCGCGCCGGATTGGCTGCCGGTTCGCTGCGACGCTGACCGGGCTGGAAGGCGCCAAGGCGCGGGAAACATTTGCGGAGCACCGGGCCGACCACATCCTGAACGATGTCACGCAGCTCGTGACCGTGCTGTCGTAG
- the ytpR gene encoding YtpR family tRNA-binding protein — protein sequence MYFVYNPQGLGDVVLAAVDHVPEAERVVERAGDAVLIRRREDGALAGINLFRYSQYGTWPIVGVALANQERVDRFNEALARAGVEERLVFVPRIVVGRVVEKAPHPQADKLSVCRVDVGDGRVRQIVCGAPNVAAGQTVVVALPGAVLPNGLRIQPTQLRGVDSEGMICAARELGLKGAPQQKGILVLDASAYPVGAPFADHDYAQVQRGA from the coding sequence ATGTATTTTGTCTACAATCCGCAGGGACTGGGTGACGTGGTTTTGGCTGCCGTCGACCACGTGCCGGAGGCGGAGCGCGTCGTCGAGCGCGCGGGCGATGCCGTGCTCATCCGCCGCCGAGAGGATGGGGCGCTGGCGGGCATCAACCTGTTCCGCTATTCCCAATACGGCACCTGGCCGATTGTGGGCGTGGCCCTGGCCAACCAAGAGCGGGTCGACCGGTTCAACGAGGCGCTGGCGCGGGCGGGCGTCGAGGAACGGCTGGTCTTTGTTCCGCGCATCGTCGTCGGCCGCGTGGTGGAGAAGGCGCCCCATCCGCAGGCGGACAAGCTGAGCGTGTGCCGGGTGGATGTGGGAGACGGTCGCGTGCGGCAAATTGTGTGTGGCGCGCCGAACGTGGCCGCGGGACAGACCGTGGTGGTGGCCCTGCCCGGCGCCGTGCTGCCCAACGGCCTGCGCATCCAGCCCACGCAGCTGCGCGGCGTCGATTCCGAGGGCATGATCTGCGCCGCCCGCGAGCTGGGGTTGAAGGGCGCGCCGCAGCAAAAAGGCATTCTCGTGTTGGACGCGTCCGCCTATCCCGTGGGCGCGCCCTTTGCCGACCACGATTATGCGCAGGTGCAACGCGGAGCCTGA
- a CDS encoding DNA translocase FtsK — MPPSGEREERLPRRTERLAADETARERFRQNPSDAEPRSVPFRPTDVPSPVFGFRARPQRPAPPSRSEEPAPAEGKTLPAAERAASRGGEGAFLSAGEATRTVEEASATANGASERVEGACSGEAVMSSQEETFSSVEEEAAPAAEPAAMPAADGDSTAEAAQAVPVAYTVRYALPSALKAQLAAQNVPFNVLARPVPGSIAIVRVSVPTVSADTPRSTTATPRAADGLQDDGREEGAQTGSETAATPAADRLADPPDPYVPPPLDLLDDPLPYAGEDETFIAEQKRRLEETLRHFHVRAHVIGATCGPTVTRFEVQPEPGVKVSRITALADDIKLNLAARDIRIEAPIPGRSAVGIEVPNRTREPVFLKRIVAHEAFQRHPSPLAVAVGVDIGGEAVVADLRKMPHLLIAGATGSGKSVCINALLVSLLYKASPDAVRLLLVDPKMVELTPYQDIPHLVAPVVTDPKLATAALHWAVQEMERRYELFARCGARDLDRYNRLVEAGGEEGAEALPYIVIVIDELADLMMVAPGDVEEAICRIAQKARACGIHLVLATQRPSVDVITGLIKANIPTRIAFAVSSQADSRTILDMAGAEKLLGRGDMLYLDSGDPKPRRLQGCFVSDEEIERVVAHVRRQRKAAYWFDRDDLLRSAEDGGDVDDELLAEAVRFVIEQGQASASMLQRRFRIGYNRAARLIDAMEARGWISAQAGSKPRTVHITEQEYRALFEEEGHTP, encoded by the coding sequence GTGCCGCCGTCTGGGGAGCGCGAGGAGCGCTTGCCACGGCGGACCGAGCGTTTGGCTGCGGACGAGACGGCGAGGGAGCGATTCCGCCAAAACCCCTCCGATGCGGAACCGCGTTCGGTCCCCTTTCGGCCAACGGACGTGCCGTCGCCGGTGTTCGGCTTCCGGGCGCGTCCTCAACGGCCTGCGCCGCCTTCCCGAAGCGAAGAACCCGCTCCGGCGGAGGGAAAGACGCTCCCTGCGGCGGAGAGGGCCGCTTCGCGGGGTGGAGAGGGGGCCTTCTTGTCGGCGGGGGAGGCCACCCGTACGGTGGAGGAGGCTTCGGCAACGGCGAACGGGGCTTCCGAAAGGGTTGAAGGCGCCTGTTCGGGAGAGGCGGTGATGTCCTCCCAAGAGGAAACGTTTTCCTCCGTGGAAGAAGAAGCCGCCCCTGCAGCGGAACCGGCCGCGATGCCGGCGGCGGATGGCGATTCGACGGCCGAGGCTGCGCAAGCGGTGCCGGTGGCCTACACCGTGCGGTATGCCCTGCCGTCTGCCCTCAAGGCCCAACTGGCCGCCCAAAACGTGCCGTTTAACGTGCTGGCGCGCCCGGTACCGGGCAGCATCGCCATCGTGCGCGTTTCTGTGCCAACCGTTTCGGCCGATACGCCCCGTTCGACGACCGCTACGCCCCGTGCGGCCGATGGGCTGCAGGACGACGGGAGGGAGGAAGGCGCGCAAACGGGTTCGGAAACCGCGGCAACCCCTGCGGCCGATCGGCTCGCCGACCCGCCCGATCCCTATGTGCCGCCTCCCCTCGACCTCCTGGATGATCCCCTGCCCTACGCCGGGGAGGACGAGACGTTCATCGCCGAACAGAAGCGCCGATTGGAGGAGACGCTGCGCCACTTTCACGTGCGCGCCCACGTGATCGGCGCCACCTGCGGGCCCACGGTGACGCGCTTCGAGGTGCAGCCGGAGCCGGGGGTGAAGGTGAGCCGCATCACCGCGCTGGCCGACGACATCAAGCTCAATCTGGCGGCGCGGGACATCCGCATCGAGGCGCCCATTCCCGGTCGGTCGGCCGTCGGCATCGAGGTGCCCAACCGGACGCGGGAGCCGGTGTTTCTCAAGCGCATCGTGGCCCATGAGGCGTTCCAGCGCCACCCGTCGCCCCTCGCGGTTGCGGTGGGCGTGGACATCGGCGGGGAGGCGGTGGTGGCCGACTTGCGCAAGATGCCCCATCTCCTCATCGCCGGCGCGACGGGATCGGGGAAAAGCGTGTGCATCAACGCGCTGCTCGTCAGCTTGCTGTACAAGGCATCGCCGGATGCGGTGCGCCTCTTGCTCGTCGACCCGAAGATGGTGGAACTGACGCCGTACCAGGACATCCCGCACCTGGTGGCGCCGGTGGTGACCGATCCCAAGCTGGCCACGGCGGCCCTTCACTGGGCGGTGCAGGAGATGGAGCGGCGCTATGAGCTCTTTGCCCGCTGCGGCGCGCGCGACCTGGACCGGTACAACCGCCTGGTCGAAGCGGGCGGGGAGGAGGGCGCCGAAGCGCTCCCGTACATCGTCATCGTCATCGACGAGCTGGCCGACTTGATGATGGTCGCTCCCGGCGACGTGGAGGAGGCCATCTGCCGCATCGCCCAGAAGGCGCGGGCCTGCGGCATCCACCTCGTGCTCGCCACGCAGCGCCCGTCGGTCGACGTGATCACCGGCTTGATCAAGGCCAACATCCCCACGCGCATCGCCTTTGCCGTTTCCTCGCAGGCCGACTCGCGGACCATTCTGGACATGGCCGGGGCGGAAAAGCTCCTTGGGCGCGGCGACATGCTGTACCTCGACAGCGGCGACCCCAAGCCGCGTCGCCTGCAGGGGTGCTTCGTCTCCGACGAGGAAATCGAGCGCGTCGTCGCGCACGTTCGCCGGCAGCGCAAAGCGGCGTATTGGTTTGATCGCGACGACCTGCTTCGTTCCGCGGAAGATGGCGGTGACGTGGACGACGAGCTGCTGGCCGAAGCGGTGCGGTTTGTCATCGAGCAAGGCCAGGCCTCTGCTTCCATGCTCCAGCGCCGCTTCCGCATCGGGTACAATCGCGCTGCCCGCCTCATCGACGCCATGGAAGCGCGCGGATGGATTTCCGCCCAGGCCGGATCGAAACCGCGTACGGTGCACATCACCGAGCAGGAATACCGCGCGCTGTTTGAGGAAGAGGGCCACACGCCCTGA
- a CDS encoding L-lactate permease, whose product MWEQAYTPVGGHLAASAACALVPVGAFVYLLAVRRVKGQWAALIALALALMLAVAVWRMPPAMALAAAGFGIAYGLWPIGAVVLAAVFLFHLVDQSGHMAGIRASIGRMTADRRLQALLVAYGFGGFLEGVAGFGTPEAIAAALLVGMGFRPLLAAGLCLVANTAPVAWATVGIPIAAAAQMTGLDPQAISRAAGLLVMPLSLIVPFVLVAVVDGWRGVRETWPAAVAAGGTFALVQMVTASRGMYELPSVLAPLASMAALAGVVLAAERRGRMLSAGVGASVSARGLAAYAVAAVGACGGGMPPRRREPEKDGGRGEPLPAAQLLRAWSPFLLLIAAVGAWSLPPVQAMWARAAVAVPVPGLHERVWVMPPAASAPMPLPAVYVFNGLGAAATAVFLAAVAAKPLLRVSWRTYFSAGRQTLRKLGPSLVTISLLLGVAYLARYAGLSATLGVWLAETGPLFPLVSPVLGWLGVLATGSNTSSNVLFAPLQQVVAQSIGVDPALLVAANAAGGAVGKMISPQSLAIVCAVVGLAGKEAELFRFALRYSAVFLAVVCGLAFGYA is encoded by the coding sequence ATGTGGGAACAAGCGTATACACCGGTGGGGGGCCATTTGGCGGCGTCGGCCGCGTGCGCGCTCGTCCCTGTCGGGGCGTTCGTGTACCTGTTGGCCGTGCGCCGGGTCAAGGGACAATGGGCCGCCCTGATTGCCCTTGCCCTCGCCCTCATGCTGGCCGTTGCGGTTTGGCGCATGCCGCCCGCGATGGCCTTGGCCGCAGCGGGATTCGGCATCGCCTATGGCCTGTGGCCGATTGGCGCGGTGGTGCTGGCGGCGGTGTTTCTCTTCCACTTGGTCGACCAAAGCGGGCACATGGCGGGGATCCGCGCCTCGATTGGACGGATGACCGCCGATCGGCGGCTGCAGGCGCTCCTCGTTGCGTACGGGTTCGGAGGGTTCCTCGAGGGCGTGGCCGGCTTTGGCACACCGGAGGCCATTGCCGCGGCGCTGCTCGTGGGGATGGGGTTTCGGCCCCTGCTCGCGGCGGGGCTGTGCCTGGTGGCCAACACGGCCCCGGTGGCGTGGGCCACGGTGGGGATCCCCATCGCCGCGGCGGCCCAAATGACGGGCCTTGACCCCCAGGCCATCAGCCGGGCGGCGGGCCTGCTCGTGATGCCCCTGTCGCTGATCGTTCCGTTTGTCTTGGTGGCGGTCGTTGACGGGTGGCGCGGCGTGCGCGAAACGTGGCCCGCTGCGGTGGCAGCCGGCGGCACCTTCGCCCTCGTTCAGATGGTGACCGCGTCGCGGGGGATGTACGAACTGCCCAGCGTGCTGGCGCCCTTGGCTAGCATGGCGGCGTTGGCCGGGGTTGTGCTGGCGGCGGAGCGACGGGGCAGGATGCTTTCCGCGGGCGTGGGCGCGTCCGTTTCTGCCCGGGGACTGGCTGCGTACGCGGTGGCGGCGGTGGGGGCGTGCGGAGGCGGGATGCCCCCTCGCCGACGGGAGCCGGAGAAGGACGGGGGGCGTGGCGAACCGCTTCCGGCGGCGCAGCTGCTGCGCGCCTGGTCGCCCTTTTTGCTGCTGATTGCTGCCGTGGGCGCCTGGAGCTTGCCGCCGGTGCAGGCGATGTGGGCCCGCGCGGCGGTTGCCGTGCCGGTTCCCGGCTTGCACGAGCGGGTCTGGGTGATGCCGCCGGCCGCTTCTGCGCCCATGCCCCTTCCGGCGGTGTATGTCTTCAACGGGCTGGGCGCAGCGGCGACGGCCGTGTTCCTCGCGGCGGTGGCGGCCAAGCCGCTCCTTCGGGTTTCGTGGCGGACGTATTTTTCGGCGGGACGCCAAACGCTGCGGAAACTCGGCCCTTCGCTGGTGACGATCAGCCTCCTGCTGGGCGTGGCCTATCTGGCTCGGTATGCCGGCCTGTCGGCGACGTTGGGGGTGTGGCTGGCCGAAACGGGTCCCCTTTTCCCGCTCGTTTCCCCCGTGTTGGGGTGGTTGGGCGTCCTGGCGACGGGCAGCAACACGTCGTCCAACGTGCTCTTTGCCCCGCTGCAGCAGGTGGTGGCGCAGTCGATCGGGGTCGATCCGGCGCTCTTGGTGGCGGCCAATGCCGCCGGCGGCGCGGTCGGGAAGATGATCTCCCCGCAGTCGCTGGCCATCGTGTGCGCGGTGGTGGGACTGGCGGGGAAGGAAGCGGAGCTGTTCCGGTTTGCGCTGCGGTACAGCGCGGTTTTTTTGGCGGTGGTGTGTGGGCTCGCGTTTGGCTACGCATGA
- a CDS encoding methyl-accepting chemotaxis protein, producing MEKGTPRILRSRAARDALEKAQRVAEQAALLLRQAKDLEEARPRIYELFDRELGDDEYLLLIDADGRALIHTNRLREGGVFNDPVGRNAAQTAEPLLQLYPRNTGEVVIDASCPVMAEGAQRYNLRLGRIVHRPFLKPAVFGVGLIPPAVAGGAALAFGWKAGVVAALSGLLVGAVGAGLLHATLEKRLRMWLRMARNVSSGDLTKLVEERRQDRFHQIGYELNKIVLGMRAILSELAQAAAVLREISARQAGEARDLAEGLASLNEAVQNIRQGTEQQFAALEEALAMIQEVARASEAMKANTGRALGLSDQAAEAAADGTQAVGDALRQMETLERAIEEASRTVNQVAADAAEIGSHAQAITAIARQTNLLALNASIEAARAGESGRGFAVVAGEVRKLAEETNTFAKTILEIIEKMQGEAAQAVEAVERSVAAIAQGVAAVGTVGEALKRLHETAEEVRRQVSANHDHAAALLAECTEMEKVMEDLTGIAQRFTESAAEMAATAEARSETVRHLAAEAETLARKADDLTRIVRRFRLQ from the coding sequence ATGGAGAAGGGAACGCCGCGCATCCTGCGGAGCAGGGCGGCACGAGACGCGCTGGAGAAGGCCCAGCGGGTGGCGGAGCAGGCTGCGCTCCTCCTACGCCAGGCCAAGGATTTGGAGGAGGCGCGGCCGCGCATATACGAGCTGTTTGACCGCGAACTGGGGGATGACGAATACTTGCTGCTCATCGATGCCGATGGGCGCGCCCTCATCCACACCAACCGCTTGCGTGAGGGAGGGGTGTTCAACGACCCGGTGGGCCGCAACGCCGCGCAAACGGCCGAACCGCTTTTGCAGCTCTATCCGCGCAACACCGGGGAAGTGGTGATCGATGCCTCCTGTCCGGTGATGGCCGAAGGTGCCCAGCGGTACAACCTCCGCTTGGGACGGATCGTTCATCGACCGTTTTTGAAACCGGCCGTCTTTGGTGTGGGGCTCATTCCGCCGGCGGTGGCGGGCGGCGCAGCGCTGGCCTTTGGATGGAAGGCCGGTGTCGTCGCCGCGTTGAGCGGCCTGCTCGTCGGCGCGGTGGGTGCCGGCCTCCTGCATGCCACCCTGGAAAAGCGTTTGCGCATGTGGCTGCGCATGGCGCGCAACGTTTCATCGGGCGATCTGACCAAGCTGGTCGAAGAAAGACGGCAAGACCGCTTTCACCAAATCGGCTATGAGCTGAACAAAATCGTCTTGGGCATGCGGGCCATCCTGTCGGAGCTGGCCCAGGCGGCGGCGGTGTTGCGGGAGATCAGCGCTCGTCAAGCCGGTGAGGCGCGCGATTTGGCCGAGGGCTTGGCCTCCCTGAACGAGGCGGTGCAGAACATCCGCCAGGGCACGGAGCAGCAGTTTGCGGCGCTGGAAGAGGCGCTGGCGATGATCCAGGAGGTGGCCAGGGCGTCGGAAGCGATGAAAGCGAACACGGGCCGGGCGCTGGGCCTCAGCGACCAGGCCGCCGAGGCGGCCGCCGACGGGACGCAGGCCGTCGGCGACGCGCTGCGGCAGATGGAAACCCTTGAGCGGGCCATCGAGGAGGCATCGCGCACGGTCAACCAGGTGGCCGCCGACGCGGCGGAGATCGGAAGCCACGCGCAGGCGATCACGGCCATTGCGCGGCAGACGAACCTGCTTGCCCTCAACGCCTCAATCGAGGCGGCACGGGCCGGGGAAAGCGGCCGCGGCTTTGCCGTCGTGGCCGGCGAGGTGCGCAAGCTGGCCGAGGAGACGAACACCTTTGCCAAGACGATCCTGGAGATCATCGAGAAGATGCAGGGCGAGGCGGCGCAGGCGGTAGAGGCGGTGGAGCGGAGCGTGGCGGCCATTGCGCAGGGCGTCGCGGCGGTGGGGACGGTCGGCGAGGCCCTGAAGCGGTTGCACGAGACGGCGGAGGAGGTGCGAAGACAGGTGTCGGCCAACCACGACCACGCGGCGGCGCTGCTTGCGGAATGCACGGAGATGGAGAAGGTGATGGAAGACCTGACGGGCATCGCCCAGCGTTTCACCGAGTCGGCGGCGGAGATGGCGGCCACGGCCGAAGCGCGAAGCGAGACGGTGCGCCATCTGGCCGCCGAGGCGGAAACGCTGGCCCGGAAAGCGGACGATTTGACGCGCATCGTGCGCCGGTTCCGGCTCCAGTGA